The Candidatus Methylacidiphilales bacterium genome includes the window TTGGGTGCTCCCTTCGCCCCCATCGCGGACAAAACCTACACCTCGGGTCTGAACCCCTGGCGGGACCGGATGATCTACACCACACGCGGCGTGGGCAACCTCCATGGTCTGCGTTTCAATTGCCGACCGGAAGTTACCATCCTCGATCTCGTCTGACCCCGGGTCCAGATTTCAACGCGGACCGCGCAAAGGCAGGGCCAGCAATCCGCCAAGCGGGCGCTTCGCTTCCACCAGTCCGGGCACGACTTCACCCTGGTCCGCATAGGCCCCGCGCAGCATCTCGATCTTGGCATCGATGTTGTCGATGTGGTGCAGCAGCCAACCCTCGGGCGTCTTGGGCACGACGGGCGAGCCGAATTCCAATTCGCCGTGGTGTGAAACAATCAGGTGGAGCAAATGGTCGCGGACCAGGTCGGGGGCGGGCGAAACCGTGGCGGCGAAGGTCTCCGGATCTTTCTGGGCCGCTTCATGCCAGAGCTTGTTCACCACCTCGACGCCGATGGTGATGTGTCCGATCAGTTCGCCCTTGCGGGTGGGCTGGGTGGTGAACCCCCGCTCGGGATAATCGTTCTCCCAGAGCTTGCCGACGTCGTGGAAAAGCACGCCGCAGTAAAGCAGATCGGGGGTGACCTCGGTGTAAAGCGGGGCCAGGGCGCGGGCACAACGCAACATCTGCGCGGTGTGCTCCAACAATCCGCCGCGGCGGGCGTGGTGGTAGCTCCGGGCGGCGGCGGCGCGTTTCCATTTTTTTTCGTATTGTTCCAGGGCCAGACAGGCCACCGCCTTCAGACGCGCATCAGCCAAATTTTGGAAGGTGTCCTGGAACAAGGCCCAGTCCTCCTCCAGCTTGCCGCGCCGTTCCGCCGGTCCGGCCAGGAAGACCTCGGCCTCGCTCTCCGAAAGACGGATCAACCCGGGCTGGTTGACGTTGAGACCGTAATCGTTGGTGTAGAATTTGCCCTCCAACTCACACAGCTCCCCTTCTTTGGCCCGTTGGAGAAATTCGTAGGCCGGGCTGTCCGACCAGATCTTGAGCTTGGCCTTGTGGGTGGCGTCGGCGACTTCCAAATCAAAGAAGGGCTTGCCCGCCGCGGTGCGGCCCGGCCGGATGGCGGCCAGTTGGACGGCGATGGCGTCCTCCGCCCCGGCGGGGTTTTCCTTCAATTCCTCCAACAACTCGGCAAGGGTCAACGTTTCCATGCCCCAGCCTTAGCCTGCGGGGCTCCCACCGCAAGAACGGTCTGCGCTTACTCCACCCGTACTTTCACGTCCCGCTGGGTTTCCTCCCAGAGGTCGTCGAGGGTTTGGCGGAGTGCGGCCCGGGCCGCGGGCAGTGCCCCGCGGTCGGACACATCGGAACGGCCGAAGAAGTAGTATTTGATCTTGGGTTCGGTGCCGGACCCGCGCACCGCCACCCGGAACCCGCCCGCCAAGTGGAACATGAACATCAGTTCCTTCGGGATCTTCTTGCCGTCGACATCGAAGATGTCCTCGGCGCTGAAATTCTGTACCTTTTCCACCGCCCGTCCGCCCCAGGTCCGGGGGGCGTCCTCACGGTAGCCCTGGAGGAGCTTCCCGATCCGGGCCGCGCCCTCGGCCCCCTCGAAAGTGAGGGTGCCCAATTTTTCCAGGTAAAGCCCGTATTGGAGGTAGAGGCCGTCCAGGTAGTCGATCAGGGTCATGCCCTTGGACTTGGCCCAGGCGGCGGCTTCGGCGAACATGAGCACGGCGGCGTTGGCGTCCTTGTCGCGCACGGCGTCGCCCCCGGAATAGCCATAACTTTCCTCTCCACCAAAAACGAAGAACGTGCTCTTCTCCAGGAGGGTCTGGCGCCAGGCCTCGAAGCCGGCCGGCCCCCGTCCCCCCGCCTGTTCCTCGTAGTCCTTGAGCTTTTCCCCGATGTATTTGAATCCGGTTAGGGTGTCGACGCATTTGAGCCCGTGTTTGCGGGCGATGGCGGCCTGGAGATCGGTCGTGACAAAGGTCTTGATCAGGGTGGCGCGGGCGGCATTGGCCGGGGTCAGGACACCCTGTTCGAAGAGGCGGTCGATGCGGTAGGCGGCCAGGATCGAGCCGATCATGTTGCCGGTGAGGATCTGGAATTCCCCGGCCGCGTCACGGACAGCCACGCCCATGCGGTCGGCATCCGGGTCGGTTCCGGCGATGAAGTCGGCCTGTTCGCGCCGTCCCTGCTCGATGGCCAAGGCCAGGGCCTCGGCATTTTCGGGATTGGGTGATTTCACCGTCGGAAATCCGCCGTCCGGCGCGGCCTGGGCGGCGACCACGGAGTGGGTGATGGAAAAAGCCGTGAGGATTTTGGGCACGCTCTGGATTCCGGTCCCGTGGATCGGGGTGAAGACGATCTTCAGCTTGCCGGACTGGCCACGCACCACCGCGGGGTCGAGGACGAGTGTGGCCAGCGCGGCCAGATAGGCCTGGTCGACTTCGGCCCCGATGGAGACCACCTGTCCGGGGACGGCGGCGGGTTCGACCTTGGCCGAGGGCACCGCCAGGACTTCGGCAATGATCGCGGAGGCTTGGGGCTCTACCAACTGGCCCCCGTCACGGTAATAGGCCTTGAATCCATTGTCGTGCGGCGGATTGTGGCTGGCCGTTAGCATGATGCCGGCGTGCGCCCCCAGATGACGGACGGCGAAGGACAGCTCGGGGGTCGACCGTTCGGCCTCAAAAAGGAACGCCGTGCCACCCATGCGGGCGACGATCCCGGCCACTTGTTCGGCGAAAGAGCGGGAGAAGTAGCGGGTGTCGTGCGAGACAACCACTTTGGGACACTCACCGGGGAACTGGCGGGCCAGGTAGCGGACCATGCCCTGGGTGGCGCGGCTGATGCTGAAGCCGTTCATGGTGTTGGTGCCAACCGCGGGATGGTCGGGTGCACCGCCGGTGGAGGAACCGCGTTCCGCCGTGGTGACCACACGGCCCATGGTGCGTCCGCGCAACCCACCGGTGCCGAACTTCAGAACCTGGTAGAAGCGGTCGTTGAGTTCGGTCCATTGCCCGCCCTCGACCAGTTCGCGCAGGCTGGCGATTTCCCAATCCTCCCCGGTGGACTTTTCCAGGTAGGACAGGAGGTTCTGGCGGCTGGAGGCCAGCAATTTGCCTTCTTGGACCGCGGGCTCGAGGAGGGAAAGAAACGGGTGCATGGAAACATTGAAACGCCCGCCCCGCCCGGGCGTCAATATCGAAGCCCGATGCCATTGCCCCGGCGGACATTTGCGTCCATCTTGCAGGGATGAAATTCTGGCCCGCCTTCCTTCTGCTCTGGGCCGCCGCCCCTTTACTCTCGGCCCAGGATGAACGGGTGGCCACGATTTCCCCCGAAGAACTCAAGGACTACGAAAGCTACCCCGCACCGGTCAAAAGCCTGGTTGAGCGTTCCCTGGTCCTGACCCGGATGGGGCTGCGTTACACCTACGGGTCCGCCGACCCGGCCAAAGGCGGGATGGATTGCTCGGGCACCATCCACCACCTCCTGCTCAGCGCGGGAATCAAGAACGTCCCCCGCCAGGCCAACACCCTTTATCGCTGGGCTTGGATCGAAAGCCGCTTCCACGCCGTGGCCAGCCTCAATCCGGACAGTTTCGAATTCCAAAACCTCAAACCCGGCGACCTGCTTTTCTGGAGCGGCACCTATGTCGTCGACCGCGATCCTCCGGTGACCCATGTGATGCTGTACCTGGGAAGATTGAAGGCGGATGGCCGCAGGGTGATGTTCGGGGCCAGCAGCGGACGCCGCTACGCCGGCAAATCTCGCGACGGGGTGAGCGTGTTCGATTTCCAACTGCCCCGCGCCGACAGTGAAGGACGTTTCCTCGGCTACGCCTCCATTCCCGGATGGGATAAGATCCCCCCCGCCGCTCCGGCCGTCCGTGATCCGGCCCAAGAAAAAAAACCCGAGGGCGCGCCGCCGGCAACACCTCCGGATGCTATGCCCCAAAACACCGCTCCGGAACCCGCTCCGGCACCGCGGGCGCTACCCGTCGAACCGGCCCAGGCAGAAACCGACGCGCCCGCCGCCGGGGTGCCCGTTAACCCGGGCAATCAAACAAATTCAGCGCCGTAGTAAGGGCGGAGCGCCTCGGGTATGCGGACCGAACCATCGGCCTGTTGGTGGGTTTCCACCAGCGCGATGAACAACCGGGGCAGCGCCACGCCGGAACCGTTGAGGGTGTGGCACAGTCTGTTCTTTCCATCCCCATCCTTGAAACGCAGACCCATGCGGCGGGCCTGGAAGTCCTCGAAGTTGCTGCAGGAGGACACCTCCAGATAGGCCCCGGCACCGGGCGCCCAAACTTCCAGATCGTAGCACTTGGCCGCGCCGAATCCGATGTCCCCGGTGCAGAGTTCGATCGCGCGGTAGTGCAACCCGAGCAATTCCAGAACGCGCTGGGCATGGCCCCTGAGTTTCTCCAGTTCGGCGTAAGAATCTTCGGGACGGACAATCTTGACCAGTTCGATCTTGTCGAACTGGTGCACCCGGAGCATGCCCCGGCTCTCCTTGCCCGCCTCGCGCCGGAAGCACGGGGTATGGGCGGCGTAGCTGATGGGAAGTTCCTCCGCTTTCAACAATTCCTCCCGGTGCAGGTTGGTCACGGGCACTTCGGCAGTGGGAGCCAGGAAGAGGTCCTCACCCTCGAGGTGGTACATGTCCTCGCGGAATTTGGGCAATTGGTTCGTGCCGACCATGCAGGCCTCCCGCACCAGAACCGGGGGGGCGATTTCCGTGTAACCATGCTCGCGGGTGTGCAGATCAAGCATGAACTGGATCAGGGACCGTTGGAGCCGCGCCCCGGCCCCACGCAAGACATAATAACCGCTGCCGGAAATTTTCGCCGCACGTTCGAAATCGGCCAAACCCCGGGCCTCGGCGATTTCGACCAATTCCTTCGGCTTGAACGACCACTCGGGTTTCTGCCCATGGCTGTGGACCACCGGATTGGCCGAGGCGTCCGCCCCAACCGGGCAGGCGGGATGGGGCAGATTGGGCAACCGCAGGAGGATCTCGTTCTGGGCGGCTTCCAGCCCGGCAAGCTCGGCGTCGAGAGCCGCGATCCGGTCGGACTTCTCCTTCATCCCGGCCAGCAGATCCTCGGCGGATTCCCCCCGGGCCTTCCGGCCCCCCACTTCTTTGCTGATCCGGTTGCGTTCGCTTTTCTGGGCCTCTACCTCGGCGATGACCGTGCGGCGGCGGGCATCGAGCGCGGCAATCTCATCCACCGGGGCCTCGGTGCCAGGCGCTCGGCTGGCCAACCGTTCTTTGACCCAGTCGGCTTTTTCGCGGATGAGGCGGATATCGATCATAGGCTGGCAAAATTAGGCGGCCCACCCGGCCCTGTCCAGCGGAGTTCGTCGCCGACGCACGATTGCGATTTTGATGATATGAATTGACAATAAATGGGAGGCTTCCTAACATGGTGTGTTGTGTCGGTTTTTGATGCCCGCGAAGTCATGCAGGCACTCATTCATCTGAATGAGTGGGAAGACGAACTCAAATTGCTCGGCCCCCGGACGGTTCGGCGTGCCCGACTACAGGAACTACTGACTGCGGAACGTCCCAAGGTCGCCCCCTTCATCCTGGCCCACCACGACCGCTTGCGCGCGCGCGGTCGCTGCAGCACGGCTCCGGTTCGGGAGTGGGTTTGCCGCAGTTGCTTCATCTCCGTACCCATCGGCCAGCGCACTTCTTTGAGCCACCGGGACGATCTCTGCGTGTGTGACAACTGCGGAACCTACATCTATCTGCCCACCCCGGAACAGGAGCAGGAGTGGCAGGCCGCTTTGGACCGCAAACGCCAGGCCGTTCAAACCAAACCCGCGGCCAGCTCCGCACCCACCCCCACCCCCACTCCCACTACCGCCATTCCAACCACAAAAGCCCGCAAGCGGCCCGGCCCTGCGGCCAAAGCCCCCCGGCCTGCAGCGGGAAAAAAGACAGCCCGCCTCCCGGCAAAAAAGAAGACAGCGCCGCGCAAACGTCCGACCCCACGCGCCAAGCGCTGAAAATCCCCCGGATGCGGGAGCACCGCCCCGATTTCAGAGTTTCCCACCTTTCCCTCCCATCAGGCCCGCCTTATGCTACTCGTTGAGCATGGACAAAGAGGCCCAAATCATCCTGGACGGAAAACCCCATTCCTTCCCCGTCATCACCGGGACGGAAAACGAAAAAGCCATCGACATCCGCAAGCTGCGCGCGGAAACCGGATACATCTGTTACGATGACGGCTACGGCAACACCGGTTCCTGCACCAGCAACATCACCTTCATCGACGGCGAAACCGGCATCCTCCGCTACAGCGGCTACCCCATCGAGGAACTGGCCGCCCATTCCAATTTCATCGAGACCGCCTACCTGGTGATCTACGGGGACCTGCCCGATGCCGCCGCCCTGCGCAACTTCCGCAAGCTCATCCTCGGAAACGCCTCCATCCACCAGAGCATGCTCGGCCATTTCAGCGGCTTCCCCTCCTCTTCCCACCCCATGGCCATGCTTTCGGCCATGGTCAATTCCCTCGGCTGCTTCTACCCCCGCATGGCCAGCAACGACCGCGACCGCGAGCTGGGCCACTTCGACCAGGCCGCCACCATCCTCATCTCCAAGGTCCGCACCCTGGCCGCCATGTCCTACCGGATGAAGATGGACAAGCCCTTCATCTATCCCAAGGACAACCTATCCTATTGCTCGAACTTTCTTCACATGATGTTCTCCGAGCCCTACAACGACCACATCGCCCGCTCGGAAGTCGACAAAGCCCTCAACCTCATATTTCTGCTCCACGCCGACCACGAGCAGAATTGCTCCACCTCGACGGTCCGGATGGTCGCCTCCGGCGGGGCCAACCTCTTTGCCTCCACCGCCGCCGGGATCTGCGCCCTCTGGGGGCCGGCCCACGGGGGCGCCAACCAGTCGGTGTTGGAAATGCTCCAGCAGATCCACGACTCCGGCGATGACGGCACGCGCTTCATCGAGGCGGCCAAGTCGGGGGACAAATCCAAGCGCCTCATGGGCTTCGGCCACCGCGTTTACAAGAACTACGACCCCCGGGCCAAGATCCTCAAGCAGCAGTGCGAAAACGTCCTGGAAGCCCTCGGAGTCAACGACCCCCTGCTGGAAATCGCCCTCAAGCTGGAATCGGCGGCCCTGCGCGAGGAATACTTTCTCGAGCGCAAACTCTACCCTAACGTGGATTTTTACAGCGGCATCATCATGCGCGCCATCGGCATCCCCCTCGACATGTTCACCGTCATGTTCGCCATTGGACGCATGCCCGGATGGATCGCCCATTGGCGGGAAATCGCCCTGGCCAAGACCCCCATCCACCGGCCGCGCCAGATTTACACCGGGCCGGGCATCCGCCCCTACGTCCCGATGGATGCCCGCGCCTGAATCACCCCGTTCCGGCTTCCTCAGGCACAGGGGGATGGCCCCCGTAAAATGCGGACAAAAAACCGCCACCGGGAGCTTCCACCCGGCGCGACCGCCCCGGTCGTTCCTCCCACACCAACTCGACCGCCCGCAGGGCCAAGGGCCAGCCCCGTGCGGGTGAGGCTTCCCCTCCGTAAAGTACATCCCCCAGGATCGGGCAGCCGGCATGGGCCAAATGCACCCGGATCTGGTGCGTCCTCCCCGTCAACGGTTGGCAGAGGATCCAACTCAGTCCCTGCTCGCGGGCCAGAACCCGGAACGCGGTTTCGGCGGATCGTCCCCGGCGAGGATCAACCCGGATGCGGCCCTCGCGGTCCAACCCCTCGGCCAGGGCTTCCCGCGCCACCCATTCCTCCCGGGCAGGACGGTTTCGACTGAGCGCCCAATAGGTCTTGCCCATCCGGTGTTGCGCAAAAAACTTGGAAAAAATCTCCAGCGATCGGGGTGATTTGGCCAAAAGCAGAACCCCGCTGGTGTCGGTGTCGAGCCGGTGTACCGGGCGTAAAAATCGCAACCCCCTCGACCGGGCCCACCAGGCCCCCGCCTCCACCCCTTCCAGAAGGGCGGCCAGAAGGTTGCGCCGGGTGCTCTTCCAATCCGCCGGAGCCAGCATCCAGCCCGGTGGTTTGTCGATCACCAGGACTTCCCGGTCCTCATAAAGGACGGGCAGCCTGACCGATGTCCCCCGGTGGCGCAGGGCAATCTCAGCACGGGCATCGGATTTCAAGGTCCTCGCCCTCCCAATCATTTGTCCCGTCGCAATTGGCCCAGCGACTCGACCCGTATTTCCAACACCCCGTCCGCAGCCTTCTCAACCACCCCGGTCACGGTGACCCCCACCTTGTTCCGCACCAATTCCTCCAGTTCCGCACTCTGCAACAGCACCACGCCCCCGGGCATCAGGTTCAAACGCAAGCCCTCGCGGCGGTCCCGGCTGAAATACAACTGCCCGACTTCGGCCCACTCAGGCACCCCGGTCACGGTGATTTCCCGGCCCAACTGCCCGCGGAGAAACTCCATGTTTTTCGGTGAACGTGGTTTCTTGGCCTCTTCTGCCTCACGCTGGGAGGCCGTCATGCGGGCGCGGGCCTCTGCTTGGCGCTGGTTCCAGGCCCATCCCTGCCAGATCGCCACGGCCACCAGACCGGCCAAAAGAACCACTCCCACCACCCGCCCAATTGGGCCCCGGGACTTCGCAGGTGCCGGGGCCGCCACCCGGTAGGTGTCGACCACCGGGACACCCCCGGCCATTTCCTGTTCCAAGACCCAACGGGCAAATTCCTTGCGCTCGCTCGGCTCCAGTTGCCGGTAGGCCGTCTTCCATTGCTCCAGTGACATGCCCCCATCTTGCCGCCGCCCGGGTCCGCTTGTCACCTGCAAGCTTTGTCACCATTTCTTCGCTTGCCTGACCCCCACCCGCTCCATACCCTGCACCCCATGTCCGAAACCGCTGCGAATACATCCTACAAAGCCGGTGATT containing:
- a CDS encoding citrate synthase, whose translation is MDKEAQIILDGKPHSFPVITGTENEKAIDIRKLRAETGYICYDDGYGNTGSCTSNITFIDGETGILRYSGYPIEELAAHSNFIETAYLVIYGDLPDAAALRNFRKLILGNASIHQSMLGHFSGFPSSSHPMAMLSAMVNSLGCFYPRMASNDRDRELGHFDQAATILISKVRTLAAMSYRMKMDKPFIYPKDNLSYCSNFLHMMFSEPYNDHIARSEVDKALNLIFLLHADHEQNCSTSTVRMVASGGANLFASTAAGICALWGPAHGGANQSVLEMLQQIHDSGDDGTRFIEAAKSGDKSKRLMGFGHRVYKNYDPRAKILKQQCENVLEALGVNDPLLEIALKLESAALREEYFLERKLYPNVDFYSGIIMRAIGIPLDMFTVMFAIGRMPGWIAHWREIALAKTPIHRPRQIYTGPGIRPYVPMDARA
- a CDS encoding phospho-sugar mutase — its product is MHPFLSLLEPAVQEGKLLASSRQNLLSYLEKSTGEDWEIASLRELVEGGQWTELNDRFYQVLKFGTGGLRGRTMGRVVTTAERGSSTGGAPDHPAVGTNTMNGFSISRATQGMVRYLARQFPGECPKVVVSHDTRYFSRSFAEQVAGIVARMGGTAFLFEAERSTPELSFAVRHLGAHAGIMLTASHNPPHDNGFKAYYRDGGQLVEPQASAIIAEVLAVPSAKVEPAAVPGQVVSIGAEVDQAYLAALATLVLDPAVVRGQSGKLKIVFTPIHGTGIQSVPKILTAFSITHSVVAAQAAPDGGFPTVKSPNPENAEALALAIEQGRREQADFIAGTDPDADRMGVAVRDAAGEFQILTGNMIGSILAAYRIDRLFEQGVLTPANAARATLIKTFVTTDLQAAIARKHGLKCVDTLTGFKYIGEKLKDYEEQAGGRGPAGFEAWRQTLLEKSTFFVFGGEESYGYSGGDAVRDKDANAAVLMFAEAAAWAKSKGMTLIDYLDGLYLQYGLYLEKLGTLTFEGAEGAARIGKLLQGYREDAPRTWGGRAVEKVQNFSAEDIFDVDGKKIPKELMFMFHLAGGFRVAVRGSGTEPKIKYYFFGRSDVSDRGALPAARAALRQTLDDLWEETQRDVKVRVE
- a CDS encoding HD domain-containing protein, translating into METLTLAELLEELKENPAGAEDAIAVQLAAIRPGRTAAGKPFFDLEVADATHKAKLKIWSDSPAYEFLQRAKEGELCELEGKFYTNDYGLNVNQPGLIRLSESEAEVFLAGPAERRGKLEEDWALFQDTFQNLADARLKAVACLALEQYEKKWKRAAAARSYHHARRGGLLEHTAQMLRCARALAPLYTEVTPDLLYCGVLFHDVGKLWENDYPERGFTTQPTRKGELIGHITIGVEVVNKLWHEAAQKDPETFAATVSPAPDLVRDHLLHLIVSHHGELEFGSPVVPKTPEGWLLHHIDNIDAKIEMLRGAYADQGEVVPGLVEAKRPLGGLLALPLRGPR
- a CDS encoding RNA pseudouridine synthase translates to MKSDARAEIALRHRGTSVRLPVLYEDREVLVIDKPPGWMLAPADWKSTRRNLLAALLEGVEAGAWWARSRGLRFLRPVHRLDTDTSGVLLLAKSPRSLEIFSKFFAQHRMGKTYWALSRNRPAREEWVAREALAEGLDREGRIRVDPRRGRSAETAFRVLAREQGLSWILCQPLTGRTHQIRVHLAHAGCPILGDVLYGGEASPARGWPLALRAVELVWEERPGRSRRVEAPGGGFLSAFYGGHPPVPEEAGTG
- a CDS encoding NlpC/P60 family protein yields the protein MKFWPAFLLLWAAAPLLSAQDERVATISPEELKDYESYPAPVKSLVERSLVLTRMGLRYTYGSADPAKGGMDCSGTIHHLLLSAGIKNVPRQANTLYRWAWIESRFHAVASLNPDSFEFQNLKPGDLLFWSGTYVVDRDPPVTHVMLYLGRLKADGRRVMFGASSGRRYAGKSRDGVSVFDFQLPRADSEGRFLGYASIPGWDKIPPAAPAVRDPAQEKKPEGAPPATPPDAMPQNTAPEPAPAPRALPVEPAQAETDAPAAGVPVNPGNQTNSAP
- the serS gene encoding serine--tRNA ligase; this encodes MIDIRLIREKADWVKERLASRAPGTEAPVDEIAALDARRRTVIAEVEAQKSERNRISKEVGGRKARGESAEDLLAGMKEKSDRIAALDAELAGLEAAQNEILLRLPNLPHPACPVGADASANPVVHSHGQKPEWSFKPKELVEIAEARGLADFERAAKISGSGYYVLRGAGARLQRSLIQFMLDLHTREHGYTEIAPPVLVREACMVGTNQLPKFREDMYHLEGEDLFLAPTAEVPVTNLHREELLKAEELPISYAAHTPCFRREAGKESRGMLRVHQFDKIELVKIVRPEDSYAELEKLRGHAQRVLELLGLHYRAIELCTGDIGFGAAKCYDLEVWAPGAGAYLEVSSCSNFEDFQARRMGLRFKDGDGKNRLCHTLNGSGVALPRLFIALVETHQQADGSVRIPEALRPYYGAEFV